The Hyphomicrobiales bacterium genome has a window encoding:
- a CDS encoding conserved hypothetical protein (Evidence 4 : Unknown function but conserved in other organisms) codes for MSGEHWPPLSPLKTGLRGRCPRCGQGKMFEGFLKLKPKCENCGLDYSFADPADGPAFFVMMFVCIPAAAFPLWLELNYNPPTWVHLVTTLPLILLTCIPPLQPLKGWLVASQFFHKAEEGRLARPTPQDKPVASG; via the coding sequence ATGTCCGGCGAGCACTGGCCGCCACTCTCTCCGCTCAAGACTGGCCTGCGCGGCCGCTGCCCGCGCTGCGGGCAGGGTAAGATGTTCGAGGGCTTCCTGAAGCTGAAGCCGAAATGTGAGAATTGCGGTCTGGATTATTCCTTTGCCGATCCGGCGGATGGCCCGGCCTTCTTCGTGATGATGTTCGTCTGCATCCCGGCCGCGGCCTTCCCGCTCTGGCTGGAGCTGAACTACAACCCGCCGACCTGGGTGCATCTGGTCACGACGCTGCCATTGATCCTGCTGACCTGCATTCCACCCTTGCAGCCACTCAAGGGCTGGCTCGTCGCCTCGCAGTTCTTCCACAAGGCCGAGGAGGGCCGGCTCGCCCGCCCGACGCCACAGGACAAGCCGGTCGCTTCCGGTTGA
- the lpdV gene encoding Dihydrolipoyl dehydrogenase translates to MTDITCKLLVIGAGPGGYVCAIRAGQLGIDTVIVESTKLGGSCLNVGCIPSKAMIHVAEEFEKAADAAAGKTPFGLTAAEPKLDLKQAVAWKDGIVQRLNNGVAGLLRKAKVKIVHGRARFRDGKTVVVETETGPKTVHAEAIVIATGSAPVELPFLPFGGNVISSTGALALTDVPKRLVVVGGGYIGLELGTAFARMGSKVTVVEAQERILPLYDSELTGPVSKRLTALGVEVLTGAKALGPTAKGDGLRIETADGSERSLPADRILVTVGRKPVTENLGLENLVLDMEGRFIRIGERCETSMRGIYAIGDVTGEPMLAHRAMAQGEMVAEIVAGLPRAWDKRGIAAICFTDPEIVSVGLSPDEAKRAGHELKIGQFPFAANGRAMTRHGETGFVRVVAQAGSELVLGVQAVGQGVSELSAAFGLAIEMGATLQDIAGTIHAHPTLGEAFPEAAMKALGHALHI, encoded by the coding sequence ATGACCGACATCACCTGCAAGCTCCTCGTCATCGGCGCCGGCCCCGGCGGCTATGTCTGTGCCATTCGCGCCGGCCAGCTCGGCATCGACACGGTCATCGTCGAGAGCACCAAGCTCGGCGGCAGCTGCCTCAATGTCGGCTGCATCCCCTCCAAGGCGATGATCCATGTCGCCGAGGAATTCGAGAAGGCGGCGGACGCCGCCGCCGGCAAGACGCCCTTCGGACTGACCGCCGCTGAGCCGAAGCTCGACCTGAAGCAGGCTGTGGCCTGGAAGGACGGCATCGTCCAGCGGCTCAACAACGGCGTCGCCGGCCTGCTGCGCAAGGCGAAGGTCAAGATCGTCCATGGCCGCGCCCGCTTCCGCGACGGCAAGACGGTCGTGGTCGAGACCGAGACCGGCCCGAAGACGGTCCATGCCGAGGCCATCGTCATCGCCACCGGCTCAGCCCCGGTCGAGCTGCCTTTCCTGCCCTTCGGCGGCAATGTGATCTCCTCGACCGGCGCGCTGGCGCTGACGGATGTTCCCAAGCGCCTCGTCGTGGTCGGTGGAGGTTATATCGGGCTGGAGCTCGGCACCGCCTTCGCCCGGATGGGCAGCAAGGTCACCGTCGTCGAGGCGCAGGAGCGCATCCTGCCGCTCTATGACAGCGAACTCACCGGCCCGGTTTCGAAGCGCCTGACCGCGCTCGGCGTCGAGGTGCTGACCGGCGCCAAGGCGCTCGGCCCGACGGCGAAGGGCGACGGGCTGCGCATCGAGACCGCCGATGGTAGTGAGCGCAGCCTCCCGGCCGACAGGATTCTGGTCACGGTCGGCCGCAAGCCCGTCACCGAAAATCTCGGCCTCGAAAACCTGGTCCTCGACATGGAGGGCCGCTTCATCCGCATCGGCGAGCGCTGCGAGACGTCGATGCGCGGCATCTACGCCATTGGCGACGTCACCGGCGAGCCGATGCTGGCGCATCGCGCCATGGCGCAAGGCGAGATGGTGGCGGAGATCGTCGCCGGCCTGCCGCGCGCCTGGGACAAGCGCGGCATCGCGGCGATCTGCTTCACCGATCCCGAGATCGTCTCGGTGGGCTTGTCGCCGGATGAAGCCAAGCGCGCCGGCCACGAGCTCAAGATCGGCCAGTTCCCCTTCGCCGCAAATGGTCGTGCCATGACCCGTCATGGCGAGACGGGTTTCGTGCGCGTCGTCGCGCAGGCCGGCAGTGAGCTGGTGCTCGGCGTCCAGGCGGTGGGGCAGGGTGTCTCGGAGCTGTCCGCCGCTTTCGGGCTCGCCATCGAGATGGGTGCGACGCTGCAGGACATCGCCGGCACGATCCACGCGCACCCGACGCTGGGCGAAGCCTTCCCGGAGGCAGCGATGAAGGCACTGGGCCACGCGCTGCACATCTGA
- the bkdB gene encoding Lipoamide acyltransferase component of branched-chain alpha-keto acid dehydrogenase complex, giving the protein MAERIIKLPDVGEGIAEAELVEWHVKVGDIVREDDLLAAVMTDKATVEIPSPVEGEVTWVGAEVGDTVAIGSAIVRLKVAGEGGAAAEESAADEGAKEAPAEKPAAPPALPKAEKPAAPAAPVKPAAPPPPPPKLARASAAPAQRRGPGEKPLASPAVRLKAREAGVDLRQVQGTGPAGRITHQDIDAFLLRGPEPARGGGLVEQSAVTEVKVVGLRRRIAEKMALSKSRIPHITIVEEVNVSPLEDLRATLNKKPTPERPKLTLLPFLMRAMVKALAEQPALNALYDDEAGIVRQHAAINIGIATQTPTGLIVPVVKHAEARDLWGCGIELARLAERGRDGTATRDELTGSTITITSLGALGGIATTPVINYPEVAIVGVNKMVVRPVWDGTTFVPRKMMNLSSSFDHRVIDGWDAAVFVQRLKELLENPATLFVDI; this is encoded by the coding sequence ATGGCCGAGCGCATCATCAAGCTGCCGGATGTCGGCGAGGGCATCGCCGAGGCGGAGCTGGTCGAGTGGCACGTCAAGGTCGGCGACATCGTCCGTGAGGACGATCTGCTCGCCGCCGTGATGACCGACAAGGCGACGGTGGAGATTCCCTCGCCGGTCGAGGGCGAGGTCACCTGGGTCGGCGCCGAGGTCGGCGACACCGTCGCGATCGGCTCGGCGATCGTGAGGCTCAAGGTTGCGGGGGAGGGCGGCGCGGCGGCGGAGGAATCCGCTGCGGACGAGGGCGCGAAAGAAGCTCCGGCCGAGAAGCCAGCCGCGCCGCCGGCCCTGCCGAAGGCCGAAAAGCCCGCGGCGCCGGCTGCTCCCGTCAAGCCGGCTGCACCGCCTCCGCCACCGCCGAAGCTGGCTCGCGCCAGTGCAGCGCCCGCCCAGCGCCGCGGGCCGGGCGAGAAGCCGTTGGCCTCGCCGGCGGTTCGCCTGAAGGCCCGCGAGGCCGGGGTCGATCTGCGTCAGGTCCAGGGCACGGGTCCTGCCGGCCGCATCACCCATCAGGATATCGACGCCTTCCTGCTGCGCGGGCCGGAGCCAGCCCGTGGCGGCGGGCTCGTTGAGCAGAGCGCCGTCACCGAGGTCAAAGTCGTCGGCCTGCGCCGCCGCATCGCCGAGAAGATGGCGCTGTCGAAGTCGCGCATCCCGCACATCACCATCGTCGAGGAGGTCAACGTCTCGCCGCTGGAGGATCTGCGCGCGACGTTGAACAAGAAGCCGACGCCGGAACGGCCGAAGCTGACGCTGCTGCCCTTCCTGATGCGCGCCATGGTCAAGGCGCTCGCCGAGCAGCCGGCGCTGAACGCGCTCTACGATGACGAGGCCGGCATCGTGCGCCAGCATGCCGCGATCAATATCGGCATCGCCACGCAGACGCCGACCGGCCTGATCGTGCCGGTGGTGAAGCATGCCGAGGCGCGCGATCTCTGGGGCTGCGGCATCGAGCTCGCCCGCCTCGCCGAGCGCGGTCGCGACGGCACCGCGACCCGCGACGAGCTCACCGGCTCGACCATCACCATCACCTCGCTCGGCGCGCTCGGCGGCATCGCGACGACGCCGGTGATCAACTATCCGGAAGTCGCGATCGTCGGCGTCAACAAGATGGTCGTGCGTCCGGTCTGGGACGGCACCACCTTCGTGCCGCGCAAGATGATGAACCTCTCCTCCAGCTTCGACCACCGCGTCATCGACGGCTGGGACGCTGCCGTCTTCGTGCAGCGGCTGAAGGAGCTGCTGGAGAACCCGGCCACGCTCTTCGTGGACATCTGA
- the bkdA gene encoding 2-oxoisovalerate dehydrogenase subunit beta: MAKMTMIEAIRSAMDVSMGRDDDVVVFGEDVGFFGGVFRCTHGLQQKYGVSRCFDAPINELGIVGAAVGMAAYGLKPCVEIQFADYMYPAYDQIVSEAARLRYRSAGDFTCPMVIRMPTGGGIFGGQTHSQSPEALFTHVSGLKTVVPSNPYDAKGLLIAAIEDPDPVIFLEPKRLYNGPFDGHHDRPVTAWSKHELSEVPEGHYIVPLGKAVTRREGSAVTILAYGTMVHVALAAAEDTGIDAEVIDLRTLVPLDLEAIVASVQKTGRCIVLHEATLTSGFGGELVSLVQENCFYHLEAPVMRVTGWDTPYPHAQEWDYFPGPARLGQALRDIMEVR, from the coding sequence ATGGCCAAGATGACGATGATCGAGGCGATCCGCTCCGCCATGGACGTCTCCATGGGCCGCGACGACGATGTCGTGGTTTTCGGCGAGGATGTCGGTTTCTTCGGCGGCGTCTTCCGCTGCACCCATGGGCTGCAGCAGAAGTACGGGGTCTCGCGCTGCTTCGACGCGCCGATCAACGAACTCGGCATCGTCGGTGCCGCCGTCGGCATGGCGGCCTATGGCCTCAAGCCTTGCGTCGAGATCCAGTTCGCCGATTACATGTATCCGGCCTATGACCAGATCGTCTCCGAGGCTGCCCGCCTGCGCTACCGTTCGGCCGGAGACTTCACCTGCCCGATGGTGATCCGGATGCCGACCGGCGGCGGCATCTTCGGCGGCCAGACCCACAGCCAGAGCCCGGAAGCGCTGTTCACCCATGTTTCCGGCCTGAAGACGGTCGTCCCCTCCAATCCCTACGACGCCAAGGGCCTGCTGATCGCCGCGATCGAGGACCCGGACCCGGTGATCTTCCTCGAGCCGAAGCGGCTCTATAACGGCCCCTTCGACGGCCATCACGACCGTCCGGTCACGGCCTGGTCGAAGCACGAGCTCTCCGAGGTGCCGGAAGGCCATTACATCGTGCCGCTCGGCAAGGCGGTGACGCGGCGCGAAGGCTCGGCCGTCACCATCCTCGCCTATGGCACCATGGTCCATGTCGCACTGGCCGCAGCCGAAGACACCGGCATCGATGCCGAGGTCATCGACCTGCGCACGCTCGTCCCGCTCGACCTCGAAGCGATCGTCGCCTCGGTCCAGAAGACCGGCCGCTGCATCGTGCTGCACGAGGCGACGCTGACCTCCGGCTTCGGCGGCGAACTGGTCTCGCTGGTGCAGGAAAACTGCTTCTACCATCTGGAGGCGCCGGTGATGCGCGTCACCGGTTGGGACACGCCCTATCCGCATGCGCAGGAATGGGACTACTTCCCCGGCCCCGCCCGCCTTGGACAGGCGTTGCGCGATATCATGGAGGTACGCTGA
- the bkdA gene encoding 2-oxoisovalerate dehydrogenase subunit alpha, with amino-acid sequence MSSDKAGQAPAATQPLQFHVPKPASRPGEKPDFSHVVIPKAGSVARPPVDVDPKDIRDLAYSIIRVLNREGEAVGPWVPDLSHEDLIRGLRHMMTLRTFDGRMQMAQRQGKTSFYMQHTGEEAVSCAFRIALQPGDMNFPTYRQAGLLIAHDYPLVDMMCQIYSNERDPLRGRQLPIMYSSKEHGFFSISGNLATQFVQAVGWAMASAIKNDTRIAAAWIGDGSTAESDFHAALVFASTYKAPVVLNVVNNQWAISTFQGIARGGSGTFAARGLGFGIPALRVDGNDYLATYAVAQWAVERARRNLGPTLVEYVTYRAGAHSTSDDPSAYRPKHESDDWPLGDPLVRLKQHLIAVGAWSEERHKQAEAEILATVIAAQKEAESFGTLHSGGKPSARDIFEDVYAELPSHLRRQRQQIGV; translated from the coding sequence ATGAGCAGCGACAAGGCAGGCCAGGCGCCGGCAGCAACCCAGCCACTGCAGTTTCACGTCCCCAAGCCCGCCAGTCGCCCAGGCGAGAAGCCGGACTTCTCCCATGTCGTGATCCCGAAGGCGGGTTCGGTTGCCCGCCCGCCGGTCGATGTCGACCCCAAGGACATCCGCGACCTCGCCTATTCGATCATCCGCGTGCTCAATCGCGAGGGCGAGGCGGTCGGCCCCTGGGTGCCCGATCTCTCGCATGAGGACCTGATCCGCGGCCTGCGCCACATGATGACGCTGCGCACCTTCGACGGGCGCATGCAGATGGCGCAGCGCCAGGGCAAGACCTCGTTCTACATGCAGCACACCGGCGAGGAGGCGGTGAGCTGCGCCTTCCGCATCGCGCTCCAGCCCGGCGACATGAACTTCCCGACCTATCGCCAGGCCGGGCTCCTGATCGCGCATGACTATCCGCTCGTCGACATGATGTGCCAGATCTACTCGAACGAGCGCGATCCGCTGCGCGGCCGGCAGTTGCCGATCATGTACTCGTCGAAGGAGCACGGCTTCTTCTCGATCTCCGGCAACCTCGCGACGCAGTTCGTCCAGGCGGTCGGCTGGGCGATGGCCTCGGCGATCAAGAACGACACCCGCATCGCCGCCGCCTGGATCGGCGACGGCTCGACGGCGGAATCGGATTTCCATGCCGCGCTCGTCTTCGCCTCGACCTACAAGGCGCCCGTCGTCCTCAACGTCGTCAACAACCAGTGGGCGATCTCGACCTTCCAGGGCATTGCCCGCGGCGGCTCCGGCACCTTCGCGGCGCGCGGCCTCGGCTTCGGCATTCCGGCCCTGCGCGTCGACGGCAACGACTACCTCGCCACCTATGCCGTGGCGCAATGGGCGGTCGAGCGGGCCCGCCGCAATCTCGGGCCGACGCTGGTCGAATATGTCACCTATCGCGCCGGTGCCCACTCCACCTCGGACGACCCGTCCGCCTACCGTCCCAAGCACGAATCCGACGATTGGCCGCTGGGCGACCCGCTCGTCCGGCTGAAGCAGCACCTGATCGCGGTCGGCGCTTGGTCGGAGGAACGCCACAAGCAGGCGGAAGCCGAAATCCTCGCCACCGTCATCGCCGCGCAGAAGGAGGCCGAGAGCTTCGGCACCCTGCATTCCGGCGGCAAGCCCTCGGCGCGCGACATCTTCGAGGACGTCTATGCCGAGCTGCCGTCGCATCTGCGCCGCCAGCGCCAGCAGATCGGAGTCTGA
- the lrp gene encoding Leucine-responsive regulatory protein yields the protein MNKKSLNGPALDLIDRKILAALREDGRLTTQALAEKVGLSPSPCWTRVKRLEESGAIEKYVALLDHKALGYNNIVFVEITLDKHDDKVLDQCGEALNRAPEVVEAHLVTGEYDYLAKVVVSGTDHYERFLRGTIYRIPGVRQTRTTFGLRALKRTLSVDPLKVVG from the coding sequence ATGAACAAAAAGAGCCTGAACGGTCCTGCTCTCGATCTGATCGATCGCAAGATTCTTGCTGCGCTGCGGGAGGACGGGCGCCTCACGACGCAGGCATTGGCGGAGAAGGTCGGGCTCTCGCCTTCCCCGTGCTGGACGCGGGTGAAGCGGCTGGAGGAATCCGGCGCGATCGAGAAATACGTCGCGCTGCTCGACCACAAGGCGCTCGGCTACAACAACATCGTCTTCGTCGAGATCACGCTCGACAAGCATGACGACAAGGTGCTCGACCAGTGCGGCGAGGCGCTGAACCGGGCGCCCGAGGTGGTCGAGGCGCATCTCGTGACCGGCGAGTACGATTATCTCGCCAAGGTCGTGGTCAGCGGCACCGACCATTACGAGCGCTTCCTGCGCGGAACGATCTACCGCATTCCGGGGGTGCGCCAGACGCGGACGACCTTCGGGCTCAGGGCGCTGAAGCGGACATTGTCCGTCGATCCGCTGAAGGTTGTGGGGTGA
- a CDS encoding hypothetical protein (Evidence 5 : Unknown function), which translates to MHPALRREGRAAGAGDAGVRGRSALTPRRCFLLPDGRRWPGGPDEGPPSPLRAQRRRSVSTINGRPSPLPLSHPGEGFPAPVIATAHPTTFSGSTDNVRFSALSPKVVRVWRTPGMR; encoded by the coding sequence GTGCATCCGGCTCTACGGCGAGAAGGTCGTGCCGCTGGTGCGGGAGATGCTGGCGTAAGGGGCCGGTCGGCTCTGACGCCGCGACGCTGTTTCCTTCTCCCGGATGGGAGAAGGTGGCCCGGAGGGCCGGATGAGGGCCCGCCGTCACCGCTGAGGGCGCAGCGGCGCCGCTCCGTTTCAACGATCAATGGCAGGCCCTCACCCCTGCCCCTCTCCCACCCGGGAGAGGGGTTCCCCGCGCCTGTCATCGCCACCGCTCACCCCACAACCTTCAGCGGATCGACGGACAATGTCCGCTTCAGCGCCCTGAGCCCGAAGGTCGTCCGCGTCTGGCGCACCCCCGGAATGCGGTAG
- a CDS encoding putative LLM family oxidoreductase (Evidence 3 : Putative function from multiple computational evidences) produces MIMAQELEFGLDTFGDVTNGADGQPLPHAQVIRNLVDEAVLADSVGIDFIGVGEHHRADFAVSSPETVLAGMATRTSRIKLGSAVTVLSSDDPIRVFQRFSTVDALSNGRAEVILGRGSFTESFPLFGFDLRDYEKLFEEKLDLFAALLPQEPVSWQGSIRPPLQDQRVYPPIEHGPLKTWIGVGGSPESVIRAVRHDLPMMLAIIGGDPLRFKPFVDLYHRAYGQIGKPAKPVGVHSPGYVAATDEQAKEEFFPAYKQMRDRIGAERGWPPMGRDEFEQEVARGSLYLGSPETVARKIAATAKGLGIARFQLKYSAGPLAHEKAMECIRLYGEKVVPLVREMLA; encoded by the coding sequence ATGATCATGGCACAGGAACTGGAATTCGGGCTCGACACCTTCGGCGACGTCACCAACGGGGCGGACGGCCAGCCGCTGCCGCATGCGCAGGTGATCCGCAATCTCGTCGACGAAGCCGTCCTGGCCGACAGCGTCGGGATCGATTTCATCGGCGTCGGCGAGCATCATCGGGCCGATTTCGCGGTGTCCTCGCCGGAGACGGTGCTGGCCGGCATGGCCACGCGCACCAGCCGGATCAAGCTCGGCTCGGCCGTCACCGTGCTGAGCTCGGACGACCCGATCCGCGTCTTCCAGCGCTTCTCGACCGTCGACGCGCTCTCGAACGGGCGCGCGGAGGTCATTCTCGGGCGCGGCTCCTTCACCGAATCCTTCCCGCTCTTCGGCTTCGACCTGCGCGACTATGAAAAGCTCTTCGAGGAGAAGCTCGATCTCTTCGCTGCGCTGCTGCCGCAGGAGCCGGTGAGCTGGCAGGGCTCGATCCGGCCGCCGCTCCAGGACCAGCGCGTCTATCCGCCGATCGAGCACGGTCCGCTCAAGACCTGGATCGGCGTCGGCGGCAGCCCGGAATCGGTGATCCGTGCCGTGCGCCACGACCTGCCGATGATGCTGGCCATCATCGGGGGCGATCCGCTGCGCTTCAAACCCTTCGTCGATCTCTATCACCGTGCCTATGGCCAGATCGGAAAGCCGGCCAAGCCCGTCGGCGTGCATTCGCCGGGCTATGTCGCGGCGACCGACGAGCAGGCGAAGGAGGAGTTCTTCCCGGCCTACAAGCAGATGCGCGACCGCATCGGCGCCGAGCGTGGCTGGCCCCCGATGGGCCGTGACGAGTTCGAGCAGGAGGTCGCGCGCGGCTCGCTCTATCTCGGCTCGCCCGAGACGGTGGCGCGCAAGATCGCTGCGACCGCCAAGGGGCTGGGCATCGCCCGCTTCCAGCTGAAGTACAGCGCCGGCCCGCTGGCGCATGAGAAGGCGATGGAGTGCATCCGGCTCTACGGCGAGAAGGTCGTGCCGCTGGTGCGGGAGATGCTGGCGTAA
- a CDS encoding Hydrogen peroxide-inducible genes activator: MIIRQLVYLDALAREKHFRRAAEACHVSQPTLSAAIVQLEEELGVLIVERGRRFQGFTKEGEVVLAHARRILAEAEVMKESVAELRAGTGGRIRLGAIPTALPMIAHITAPFSERYPGVSLTVLSLTSQEIQEGIDNFELDVGLTYLDNEPLDRVISKPIYQEAYVLLTREDGPLGTRKTISWAEAAEQKLCLLTGDMQNRRIIDGIFRAVGAAPRPAIETNSIFNLCSHAGIQGVSSIVSLQLLEFFGVPLGTKALRLVEPEAQRTIGLIVADRQPMAPLARNLMTMTQPVSEAGVPRQPTER; encoded by the coding sequence ATGATCATTCGCCAGCTGGTTTATCTCGACGCGCTCGCCCGCGAGAAGCATTTCCGCCGTGCGGCCGAGGCCTGCCATGTCTCGCAGCCGACGCTCTCGGCCGCGATCGTGCAGCTCGAGGAAGAGCTCGGCGTGCTGATCGTCGAGCGTGGCCGGCGGTTCCAGGGCTTCACCAAGGAGGGCGAGGTCGTGCTCGCCCATGCCAGGCGCATCCTGGCCGAAGCCGAGGTGATGAAGGAATCCGTCGCGGAGCTGCGCGCGGGCACCGGCGGGCGGATCCGGCTCGGCGCGATCCCGACCGCGCTGCCGATGATCGCCCACATCACGGCGCCTTTCTCCGAACGCTATCCGGGGGTCTCGCTGACCGTGCTCTCGCTGACCTCGCAGGAGATTCAGGAGGGCATCGATAATTTCGAGCTCGATGTCGGGCTGACCTATCTCGACAACGAGCCGCTCGACCGGGTTATCTCCAAGCCGATCTACCAGGAAGCCTATGTGCTGCTGACGCGCGAGGACGGGCCGCTCGGCACGCGCAAGACCATTTCATGGGCGGAGGCCGCGGAGCAGAAGCTTTGCCTGCTCACCGGCGACATGCAGAACCGGCGCATCATCGACGGCATCTTCCGCGCGGTCGGAGCGGCGCCGCGCCCGGCGATCGAGACCAACTCGATCTTCAATCTCTGCTCCCATGCCGGCATCCAGGGGGTTTCCAGCATCGTCTCGCTGCAATTGCTGGAGTTTTTCGGCGTGCCGCTCGGCACCAAGGCGCTGCGGCTGGTCGAGCCCGAGGCGCAGCGCACCATCGGCCTCATCGTCGCCGACCGCCAGCCGATGGCGCCGCTGGCGCGCAACCTGATGACGATGACCCAGCCCGTCTCCGAGGCCGGGGTGCCGCGACAGCCGACGGAGCGATAG
- a CDS encoding NAD-dependent formate dehydrogenase gamma subunit, whose translation MAGYSVWDEESARSIIAGLAHLEGATLPMLHALQDEFGYVDPQAVPLIAEALNLSRAEVHGAISFYHDFKTTPQPARTIKLCRAEACQALGCEKVVDELAREHGIALDRHHSGEAAIETVYCLGNCALGPSALVDGELIGRVDAARIAGLCQHGRA comes from the coding sequence ATGGCCGGATATTCCGTCTGGGACGAGGAGAGCGCCCGTTCGATCATCGCAGGGCTTGCGCATCTGGAAGGCGCCACGCTACCGATGCTGCACGCTCTTCAGGACGAATTCGGCTATGTCGACCCGCAGGCCGTTCCTCTGATCGCCGAGGCGCTGAACCTGTCGCGCGCCGAGGTTCATGGCGCGATCTCGTTCTACCACGACTTCAAGACCACCCCGCAGCCAGCCCGCACCATCAAGCTCTGCCGCGCCGAGGCCTGCCAGGCGCTGGGCTGCGAGAAGGTGGTGGACGAGCTCGCGCGCGAACACGGCATCGCGCTGGACAGGCACCATTCCGGTGAGGCCGCCATCGAAACAGTGTATTGTCTCGGCAATTGCGCGCTTGGGCCCTCGGCCCTGGTCGATGGCGAATTGATCGGGCGCGTCGACGCGGCCCGCATCGCCGGGCTGTGCCAGCACGGAAGGGCGTGA
- a CDS encoding NAD-dependent formate dehydrogenase beta subunit — protein sequence MSAASVRIFVPIDAAALSVGAEAVAQAVAREAAERGLAVEIIRNGSRGMLWLEPLVEVETAEGRIAYGPVAAKDVASLFEAGFVSGGAHALRLGKTEELDWLKRQQRLTFERVGVIDPLSIADYRAHGGFKGLERALGLTGNEIVQTIKASGLRGRGGAGFPTGIKWQTVHDAQAEQKYIVCNADEGDSGTFADRMLFEGDPYLTIEGMAIAAIAVGATRGYIYLRSEYPHAFRTLQRAILKAEAAGLIGASIMGSQHAFHLEVRLGAGAYICGEETSLLESLEGKRAIVRAKPPLPALQGLFGKPTIVNNVLSFAAVPWIMDHGAEAYADYGMGRSRGTLPVQLGGNVRRGGLIELAFGISLREIIEDMGGGTLSGRPIRAVQVGGPLGAYLTAEQLDVQMDYEALAAMRAMLGHGGIVVFDDTVDMAKQARFAFAFCAKESCGKCTPCRIGATRGVEVMDRIIAGTERPKNIAVLRDLAKLMTDASLCAMGGLTPMPVMSALNHFPEDFDRPPLPLAAE from the coding sequence ATGAGCGCCGCCTCGGTCCGCATCTTCGTCCCCATCGATGCCGCCGCCTTGTCGGTCGGCGCGGAAGCCGTCGCGCAGGCCGTGGCACGCGAGGCGGCGGAGCGTGGGCTTGCCGTCGAGATCATCCGCAATGGCTCGCGCGGCATGCTCTGGCTGGAGCCACTGGTCGAGGTCGAGACGGCCGAGGGGCGCATCGCCTACGGGCCGGTCGCGGCGAAGGACGTCGCCTCCCTGTTCGAGGCCGGTTTCGTCTCGGGCGGCGCGCACGCGTTGCGCCTCGGTAAGACCGAGGAGCTCGACTGGCTGAAGCGCCAGCAGCGCCTCACCTTCGAGCGCGTCGGCGTCATCGATCCGCTCTCCATTGCCGACTACCGCGCCCATGGCGGGTTCAAGGGTCTGGAGCGGGCGCTCGGCCTGACCGGCAACGAGATCGTCCAGACGATCAAGGCGTCGGGCCTGCGCGGGCGCGGCGGCGCCGGCTTCCCGACCGGCATCAAATGGCAGACGGTCCATGATGCGCAGGCGGAACAGAAATACATCGTGTGTAATGCCGACGAGGGCGACAGCGGCACTTTCGCCGACCGCATGCTGTTCGAAGGCGACCCCTATCTCACCATCGAGGGCATGGCGATCGCGGCCATCGCGGTCGGGGCGACGCGCGGCTACATCTATCTGCGGTCGGAGTATCCGCACGCCTTTCGCACGCTCCAGCGCGCCATCTTGAAAGCGGAAGCCGCCGGGCTGATCGGTGCCTCCATCATGGGCTCGCAGCACGCCTTCCACCTGGAAGTTCGGCTCGGCGCCGGCGCCTATATCTGCGGCGAGGAAACCTCGCTGCTCGAAAGCCTCGAAGGCAAGCGCGCCATCGTCCGCGCCAAGCCGCCGCTGCCGGCCCTGCAAGGGCTCTTCGGCAAGCCGACCATCGTCAACAACGTGCTCTCCTTCGCCGCCGTGCCGTGGATCATGGATCATGGCGCTGAAGCCTATGCAGATTACGGCATGGGCCGCTCGCGCGGCACGCTGCCGGTGCAGCTTGGCGGCAATGTCAGGCGCGGCGGGTTGATCGAGCTCGCCTTCGGCATCTCGCTGCGCGAGATCATCGAAGATATGGGCGGCGGCACCTTGTCGGGCCGGCCGATCCGCGCCGTGCAGGTCGGCGGGCCGCTCGGCGCGTACCTTACGGCCGAGCAACTCGACGTGCAGATGGATTACGAGGCACTCGCCGCGATGCGCGCGATGCTCGGCCATGGCGGCATCGTGGTCTTCGACGACACCGTCGACATGGCCAAGCAAGCGCGCTTCGCCTTCGCCTTCTGCGCCAAGGAAAGCTGCGGCAAGTGCACGCCCTGCCGCATCGGGGCTACGCGCGGCGTCGAGGTGATGGACCGCATCATCGCCGGCACCGAACGGCCGAAGAACATCGCGGTGCTGCGCGACCTCGCCAAGCTGATGACCGACGCCTCCCTCTGCGCCATGGGCGGGCTGACGCCGATGCCGGTCATGAGCGCGCTCAACCATTTCCCCGAGGATTTCGACCGTCCTCCGCTGCCTCTGGCGGCCGAGTGA